From the genome of Toxoplasma gondii ME49 chromosome XII, whole genome shotgun sequence:
CTGTGCCCGTTTTCATGGATCAGAAACCGTTTGAACCGTACAGGTCCTCGAGTTTTTGCCGTGACACTCCAGGCATACCCTGACCTTATCGGTGGCAAACCCGTTAACGGTTCTCGCAGAATCGCACATTTGCGGGTTCCTCGTGTTCACTCGAAGGGCCTCTAGTGTATGTACAACTCCTTCCATGCCACATCCGGCGGCGGCTGCCCGACCACCCCGGCGGTTACGCCACATTTTCTTTTCCGCGCTACCGTCCGACAATCCTAGGCTCGGTCAAATTCATTCCTCCACCTTTCCGACTTCTTTcccgtttctcgcttttcgctTACTTTCCCTTGGAATTCGTGTTTGAGCTTTCGTTCGTGGAAAAAATGGGATTCGCCGGAAGCCCTGCTCCTTTCGAGCGGAGAAGCATATGTGGGTCTGCGTTTGTCGGTTCCCTTTCGCTTcggctctctccttcgctttcgcTTTCAGTGTTGATTTATATTTTTCTCGGCATCATCCTCGGGCCTTCTCAGGATCGATTGGCGCATGGCCACATCCACTATGCTCCGGAACATTTCGACTCTCACGTCCTCGCCCGGTTGCCGGAGCCAAATTTCTGCAAGTGGCTCGAGGAGGAGGGCCACACGGCATTCGGCTCCTTCGTTGGCGGCCTGACAacctttcgtctcctctcgactCTCTGCTCAGCAAATCCCGTCCTTTCATGGACGAATGCAGAGCAATCTGGCTGCAGAGGCGACTGCGCTGACGCCGTGGATTTGGAAATGCGGCGGAGACTCATCCGCCCTGCTCCTGCGCGGCGTCTCGCCAGTTCACTTCTCTCGGAATCAGCTCATACTCGAAGCGAAACGCGCTGGGTACGAAACCGTGCCTCACCGTCGTCTGCTGTCGAAGCGCATTTGCCGGGCTCCCCCAGCTCCAGTCCACCTTCCGccctcgcctctgctgctgctcgctCTGTTGCATCTGTCGGGGCGTCTTCTGTGAACTCTGAATGGGAGGCGActgaggcgaagacgcaaaaTGGGGAGGGGAAAGGTCggcgaaaacagaggaatCGTGCGTTTTCGGAACAGGCCGATGAGAGAGGCCGGTTCGCCTCTTTCCGGTCCTTCTGGTCTGCGCtggtgtctgcgtttctcgtcaCGATCGCCACTGAGCTGGGGGACAGAACATTCTTTCTCgcggcgcttctctcgaTGAAGTACTCGAAAGCGATTGTCTTCGTCGGCACgtgcctcgctctctttttgATGACGGCTTTCTCCACGGGCTTGGGAAGACTGCTGCACTGGGCGCCGGATATGCCGGGGCTGAGAGCGCGTCTTGGCGACTTTCCAATCGACGCGTgggtctcctgtctcctccttctcttcttcgcctttctccaccTGAAGACTCTGTGGGAACCTGAGGCAGCTTCACCAGGACCCTCTCGCgctccttctttctcaggCAACTCGACGCAACGCGCCCGGGAGCTTATTGCCTCCGCCGGCAGCTCGCCAAACGCAGTCCCTGTATCCGGGGTCACTCCACCTCATGGGGGAGGACACGGGAGGCAAGAAGCCCACGAAGAGAGCAAGGCGACACGGGACGGTTTGAAGGcggacgagaaagacagcTCTTCAAGAAgcgggaagaagcggaaagacGCAGAGCTCGTCTCTTTGGTCGACAGTGGAAATGGAGAAGGACGCCAATGTCCGGCTGCGGtagcgagagaaggaaagacaggagaagcCAATCGAAcggggagacgaagcagcggaGGCAGCACACGGCCGGAATGCTCTCCCCTAGatgcgttttctttgtctctcgccaTGGGGAACTCCGATGGATCTCTCTCCTCAGAGACCGGATCTGAGAAGTCCTTCTCCCGGGCCTCGTCTGTCTACACCAACCGCAGCAGCGTCGATGGCGGTGGAGAcggaaagggaagaaaagaaggagatcATTTGAAAACCCACAACAGAGAACGTCGTCCGAGCAGACATGACGCCGTAGACGAAAGTTTCAttgaagcagaggaagaacttCAGAGAATACAGGTCAGCAGCATACGGAGAGCAAACTCAAAAGGTGAACAAGGAAAAACAGGCCGgcagccgagacagagagtgtGTTAGCGACGCTGTCTGATATGTGGTGTTGCGGATGGAAAGCTTCGCGTATGATCAACCTCCGTCTCTTCACAGATTTCAACTACCTGAGCTCCGCGAGGACGACGTGCTGACAAAGAGTCGCATGTGTATTTCTATTCGTACTTCCGTTTATTTCGCGGTGTATCTGCAACTGTGGACCTGCCATGATATTCAGATATCTCCAGTGGTGCCTGGACTTGCATTATCGACAACACTGTTTCTTAGTATCTATTTCTCCGTATGacagtatatatatatatatatatatatatatatggactTAAATGCCGACTTGTGGGTGAACCTGCATGTGGCGTGTGtgtggatatatatatatatatatatatacatatatatatagagagagagatagatagatagatagatatgcataACTACGCAAAGTTGTGTCCGCTTTTGTGTTTCAGGTGTTTTGTCGCGACTTGTTGCAGCTGTGAAGAGGTCATttattttcttctttctAAGTTAGCCAGTGGATTCCTCTGTTATATACGGGTGTTTACCTGAGGTAGCTTATCTTCAGTGTCTTGTCAGCGCGCCCCTGCTGCTTGAGACAATCTGCGTAGAATTGCGTGGGTATTGATAGCCAAATGTGGTCACAAAGGTGTTGAGCGGCACCGAGGCGTTGACGTTGAGGGTGAAACCCACTCCTTTCTCCCGTGTTTCTTGGTTTTCGGTACATCTCCGCAGTACACGCGACTGGGTCTTCGCCCGTCATCCTTGAAGATTCTGTGGGAAGTCTTTCTTGTCATTGGCTCGGCGGAAGTTGGCGACAAGTCAATGGTGGCGACTGTCGGCCTTGCGACAGCTCAAAACGCCttcggcgtcttcgtcgGTACGTTTTTGTCGTGCGAGCTTTTTCGTTGACACTCAAGCGAGTTCACgtctctttgcatgcacagaaaacgTCAACTTCATGTCTAAGACTTGCACATATATCcgtgtgcatatatatatatatacgtatatgtatgtatttatatttGTATTGATATACTTATTTTTGcatctgtctcgttttcttggTGTTGCCCTTTGCCTGAGTCGAACAGATGAGCgtgcatgtgtacatatgAATAGATTTCTGTGCGAATGGCAAGACGTGTGTATGCGTCTGTCTGGAATGCTGTATATCCGGGCGGTGGTTAAGACAGGCCAGCCGTGTAAATAAGTATATTTGCATTCACTCTAGTGTTCAAGCACCTCTGTCGCGTATTGTGTCTGGCTGGACGATTTCACTTGGGAACAGCTTGGCTGAGTGATTCAGGATTCTCCAAAGCGTTTTGTTACCCCAGCGAGAAAACACATTTCTCCGTTTGTGCGTCCTATTGTATGCCTGTATTCTCTCGTCGTTAGCTCTTCACGTGCCTGTcattcgtcttcctcgttggTCCGGACCTGTTTCTCCTATTTATATTGTAGTGCTTTGTCCTTTTTTGCTTTTCTACCCTTTGCTCTGCATTTACCACTCTTTTGCtcccctttttctcgcgtccaAGCGTTGCTCTCTGCATTGTCACACGTTTTCATCCCACTCGTTTGTGGACCTCAGGAAGCTGCCTGGGACATGCAGGCGTGACGCTGCTGGCCGTGATGGCTGGCATTATGCTTCAGGGCCGGCTTAGCGAGCGATACATGAACGTTTCTTGtggtctcctctttcttggATTCGgactcgtcgctctcttcgacGCCGTCATGCGACCAGACTCTGGCAAGTAGCCAAGACAATGATCGGCATTTCCCCGTCgtacccatatatatatatatatatatatatatgcgagTGTGCATACGCGCAGATGTGGTTCCATAGTGTGTGTGGGATTCCCTTTCGCGGGCTCAACCTGTTTAGCGGTTTCATTGTCTGAGGATGTGCGTGCGCTGCTACGACGGAACCGTGAAAGGAAGGGAACGAAGGCTGCGGGAGTCCGTAAGTAGAAAGCAACACCCGTGCTGGGTTGTGTCTTCGGGAGAAGTGGAGCTGCCAGAACGAACAAATTAACAGAGCTGaatgcacgcatgcatcctCGCGTCTGAACAGCCGGGCTCTGAGGTGTTCGTTTTATCGGGATGCCGTTTCGGAGAGGTGGAAGCGCGAGCTTGACACCTCATATTGTGGGGATGATTCCAAATATCCACCCCTTTGTTTCCGTGACGTTGTGCCACCGGCTctatctgcatgcgctcgtcTGCGCGTCGGGTTTCTGCCTTTTTGAAGTGTCTTGTTCCCTTTCTAGGCCTATAGAACTTGTGTGTACGGTTCATTTTTCAAGGGTTCTTTTTTACATGCAAATCAGACAGTCAGCTTTCTAGACGTAACTGCATCGAAACACACACAACCACTCTTGGGTAGAGCCACGACGCAGAGTTCCCTTGGCATCATGCACACTGGGTCATTCTGCTGGCCTTCGTAGGagcggcttcttcgcgaaACGGCGTGACAAACACTCACGGTTTTGAGAGACGGCAACAAAATCACGGGACGTTTGGGAAAATAAGTGGTTCTGGAGAGAAATGGAAGAAGTGCTGCTGAGAGTTGCGAGTGCCGCTCTGTTTTGTCTTCCGCTACTCGCTTGATTTGAGCGCGAAACAGGATTTGTATCTATGGCTGCTTCCCCAGTGACGCCGAACACTCAGCCTCTGCTGTCGTGCAAACGTTGTCTGACGCTTGTAGAGTCGCTTTTAACTCGCTGTCGCATAAGTTTCTGCGCTAGCAACACCACGCCGTCGGAGAAAAGTTGTGTCAGGACCTTTCGCTTGCCCAGAACTTCCCAGGAAgggaagaggcagcagcCTGGCTGTCTCGAAGCTACCTGCGTATTTGTCGGTTCTGTTCTTCGCTGCGTCACGAGGTTCTGCTTGTTTCCTTTAGTGCGAACGGCAGCGGCAAGACCGGAGAACGATCTGATCGGCCAAAACATCTGTTGTGTGTTTTTGGGCCAGAGGTGGAGTGTCACGGGTCGACGCCGGAACATAAGTCTCTACGCGAATGGCGCTTTGTATTCTAGACGAGTGCTGGACACGAAACTACGTAGTTGGGTGGAAGAAATAACAGACCCCTCGGGCAACTTTTCAGCGCCACCGCCGACCTCTGGGCCTTTGCCACTTCGGCGCAAACCGGAGCGGCGCATGTCACGATATTGTATGTTTGTCTCTTGGAACTGAAGGATGGAATGTGGTGCCGATGCGGCCGCCATCGGACATCCGATTCCTTGCACAATCTCTTATACAAGTACTGTTGACAGGACACAGCACGCATTTGCATGCGGAGTGGAAGTTCCATGTAGTTTCGTTTGAGTTTTCAGACAGTAGTCGAACGCAGTGTGTGGGGATTAAGTCGGAGCCATGAGTGTCAGAACGCATGTGGCGCGGCGGATTACGAGGCAAGCCTCTCTGTCAAAAGAAACGATAAGTTGCGCGGCCTGTGGCAAAACTGTAGAAAATGAAGTTGTCCATCCACAAGCTTCTTTCCGGAGGACTCAGCCTCACTGGATACATGTCGTCTGTCGACGAGGAGGCTACGTGACAGCCGTGAAAAAAACCTGGGCACCTCGTTTTCTTGAATGTATAATGTCGACCATACGGAAGACATATTTTGACGTGTTCCTATCACTGTGCATCGTAATCCGTTTTGCGACAACAACTAAGATCCATGCATATTTACAAACAAAACTGTACCTCTGGAAAACAAATAAAACTTATGCACATGCATAAGGAGTGACAAGTGAGGCTGTGTTAGGCGCGTGTCAGAACTTGCCTTTCCTCCACACGTTGCGCCTGTTGTTTCGtagaagaacagaaaacagtCTGTCCCCGTGTGGTCCTGTGTGTAGCCGGTTATTAAGTGAAACTCGAACAACATAAAACCCGAGAAAACTGCATACTTGCGTTCCTGACGTTATGGCCCAAATCAACAGAATTTTGAAACCCTTTCTCCAGTCCTCATGCCATTAGCCCGGTCACCCCCAAACCCCGTGGGAAGCGGAACCCTGGAGATCCCGAAACGATGTTGCTCTGGCGTTTCATTGTCACCGCCGTTCGTAGGCGATTCAGCAGCTGGGCACGTTGCACGTTTTCgtgtcgtctcttctttgccacGAGCACTGCTTGCTGAGTGAGGAACAACAGGCGCTCGTCCAGTTCCTGAAGAATGGAATTGCACACACGTTGAGGTCGGTGAAAACAAAACAAACGATGGATTTTCAACTTTACGCGGGGCACCACTTTTCGTAATGCATGGTCCTGTAAAGCGACGAATTCGTGCGCGCCAGCGAGAACCGTCACACGGTATATAAGCACATGCGATAGTGTAGAATGTCTTGAAGCAATTTGAGCACCTCCCTGTGAAGTACTTTTCGGAGATTCGGACGCACTGGAACTGTCCAAACCGACGTTCTGCAGAGTATGTGGGTTCGAATTTGCAGCAGTTGTATTCCCTTTATTCCCTTCGCAGAAGGACTGACAACCCGCGCTGAACCAGCCAcgcttcctcctccgtttttttcagttaTGTGCCTCTGTGACTCCCTATCTCTACTCTCGTAcattctctttcttcatgCCCTCGCCATTCGCTCTGGCAGATTTGGCAGCAGGTAAAGCAGAATTGCATTCTACTAATGGCATGCATGATCGACCCTAAACTGCAGCTATTCAACGGCGCGTTTAAATTGTAACAGCTGACTCACCCGCAttctctcgccgtcggcACAAGGGTCGGCTGCGACCAGTTGCCCTGCGATGCGGCAGTGCTCCAAGGCACTTCGGAAATCTCCGACAATCTGGTAAATTTGCGAGGCGTCGCTGTGCATCTGAAGAATCGAAACCAGCAGGAGAACGTCTTGAAGTGGAAAATggtgaagaagcaaacacaTCGGCGAAAGGAAGCGCAAACGTTCCCCTCTACTGCCacgctctttcttcgcgcgtCCCCACTGCTCGTGtacctctcttctgtttcttgttcttcttctctgcccaAGTCTTCTCAACCTTGTTCATCTTTCatctctttcccctcttctctctctgcgtcgcctcgttttccttgctTCTCACTTCCTTTGCTTGCTCCCTTCCCCCGTGAGGCTCCCGCGCTTCATCTTCCTACCTCTGCGACGAACTGTGGCCCGACTCCGCGGACGCGGCCAGCGAGCAGGATGGCGCGGTCGAGGTACTCGGGGAGCTGCGCCGCACACTTGGGGCCGTAGACTTTGAGCAGACACTTGGCGGCGGTGACGAGGAGGAGCGGCGTCTCGGGGTGGGCCACGTCGCCCGTCCACAAGCGGCGGAGCTCGATGGCGCGATGCAAGTGTTCCAAGCCGCGCTCCTGGAACTCGCGTCCAGGACAGTGGACCAGCGTCCGCCCGAGTCCCGCGTGGATGTCGATCGTGTCGGGGTGGTCGGACCCGACGCAGCGCTCCGTCAGAATCAGCGCCTTCTGAAAGTTGTTCGCTGCGTTCAAGAAGTcttggagagacagcgcaaCCTCGCCCATCGCTGCGTAGCACAGCGCCGTCTCCCTGCGaaggaaaggggaagaacACGAAGGCacgagcgaggaaggacaTAGGGAACCGCAACGAAAAACACTGGtgccagagacagagaaggacaaaTTGATCTGAAAAAAGCGGCAGAGCGGCAGACTCGAAAGGGGATAAAACAAACGACCACGCAACGAGAAGAGTGAAACGGGAAGGGGACGCGCAGATACGGACAGAAGATCGGGGAACGAAACGAGGCGCTGAAACGACCGTGAACAAGAAATGCGACATCCCAGAGTAACTGACAGAGACACGGACCCGTTCCCTccaaaggagaaaaacgaaacacgttctcctttccttgtcCAGGAATTCGCTCTTTCGGCCCTCGCCTGTACCGTTCTACTGCCTTTCCCGCCTTCCAATTCTCCCGCGCGTCTTCTCACCCCCACGCCGACCACATCGATAGagccggagagagaaagattCACAGAGATAGAGAAAGGGACTGATAGaacgacagacagagagatacgAAATGGAAAGAGGTATGCAATGACATATACAgtcagagacagacagactgGACCCTTAACTGGAGGTCGACAGACGGAACATGGATAGACAAACCAAGACAGATAGCTAACCAGACACAGTTGTACGCCGAGCTCACCTGCAAATGGATCCAGTGAGTTGGTgcacgacgaagagaactTGCTGAAGAAGCTCATGCGCGACATCGAGCCAGCCGAGCACGTAGCACTGAGTGGCGGCAGCGAGGAGGTGTCTTGCGAAGTGGGAGACGACCGGCTCTCGCTTCACCACTGGGAAGATCTGCGAAACGTTCTCTGTGCTCAGCGGCTTCCAGACACTCGCGGTTGGAGCCTCTGCAGGTCCGCCCGCGCGCCAGCTGGAGGGCGAAGTCGCCGGAAGTCGGCGGCAACCCAGGGTGGCTGTCCGTCCCTCCGGTGACCGCAAAGGCTTCGCTGCAGTCACGGCGGCATGCgcgtttgtgtcttcttcgcttctgaaGACTTCTTCCGCACGCGAGACCGAGACCGGGGAATCGGGGTCCGCATCTGTCATCACGTCCGTGGATACCTCGGAGTCGCCGAGGACGATTCGTTTCATCGCTGCCTTCTTGTCGACGCGTCCCTCTCGACGCGCAGCcttgcttccttctgcgccttctgttCCGGAATGTGTCTCCTTCAACTGCGACTTCCCGCTCACGTCCTTCCCTTCCTCAGGGCCCTCCGCCTCGTCGACGCCGCCCCACCGTTCCCACAGTGACACTGCGCCCAAGACGCCCAAGAGCGGACTGCCGGCCTTCAGCTGGATGCCCAGGGCGCTGGCCACGCCCCGCAGCACCACGTACCGCCCACTCGGGCTGCACAAGCAGCGCCAGTCTGCGCGGTTTGCGGGCGCGGTGTAACCAAAGTGTATCTGCATGCGGCGGCGCACCAGCGTCCAGAGGCTGTCGGGAGTCAGCTGTGCCAGATGGCGGAGCGCGCGGTCCTGGCGCGAGTCGGCTAGCCCCGCACAGTGTACGTCTACCGAAGCGTCGCTGGCTGGGCCGCCGAGCCGGGCCGCCGAGTCGCGAGCGACCGCCGCAGGCAGTgggaagcgcgaggaggGATACTCGACTCCCGGCGGacacaagagacaggagagcagATGCGCGACTGCCGCGCTGAGGTGGCCCATACGCAGCGGCGCGAAAAACGCCGCAAGGACGTGCTTGGCCGCCCGAATCGTCATCTCGAGTTGTAGGGTACGTACAGCAAGACTACCGACGTGAGTCACCGGCTCGTCGAGCGCCGGATCCCGCGAAATCTCTAGGTCGCGGCCTGTCTCGATCATGTGCGTCACGGCTCCCAAGTACCGCATGTTCACGCCGAAGGCGTGGAAGAAGCCTTTCAGCGACTCCGACTCGAGAGGCGTCACGCAGAGGTGTTGGCCGAGCAGCGTGGCGACCAGCGGCACCGCCACACCGTGCAGATACTTTGCTGCGTCAGCCAGAACCGCTTCGTCTGTCAAACAGTTTGTTCGGTTCGAACCTGTCCACGTCTTCGTGACACCGTGACCCCCGGAGACAGCCTCTGCAGACACGCCACGCTCGAGATTCAAGTTGAACAAGCGAGGCACCGCGCCTACGGGtttctgcgcctcctcctctggagaggaagcaccCGGCTGGGCAGAGAATGTCAGGCTGCAGACCTGCTCCGCGAGTTGTTGCGCGCGCTCCTCAAGGTCCAGCGAAGGATCCAAGAGACTCACGTCTCGGCCTAGCAGTTCCATCATCCGCCCGTCTTCCTCCGTCAGCTGAAAGGAGCTGAGGTCCTCGCCCTCAGCTTCTTTACCCGCACCTTCTGCTTCTAAGCGACCCTCGGCTTTGAgggcttcttctcgcctctccgcgTCTGTGTGCGGCGCCACTGCATGCTCCGCCAAGTTCCGGTCTCCGCGAGCTTCTGCATTATCGTCTGCGGCAGATGTGCCGCCCTCACCGGTCTCCGAAGGCAGAAGAGCCCCGCGAGCAGCCAGTTCCCGGCGCAGCGTTTCATACTCTTTCCGGTGTTCCAGCACCGCTGCATGCTGTTGAGACCGCGTGAGGTCGAGACACTTGAAGAGAATGTGGGCGGTTGCCTCGCGGGTCTTCTCGCGAAGATGC
Proteins encoded in this window:
- a CDS encoding hypothetical protein (encoded by transcript TGME49_251400~Predicted trans-membrane domain (TMHMM2.0):251-274:285-305:324-344:607-630:639-662), whose product is MGFAGSPAPFERRSICGSAFVGSLSLRLSPSLSLSVLIYIFLGIILGPSQDRLAHGHIHYAPEHFDSHVLARLPEPNFCKWLEEEGHTAFGSFVGGLTTFRLLSTLCSANPVLSWTNAEQSGCRGDCADAVDLEMRRRLIRPAPARRLASSLLSESAHTRSETRWVRNRASPSSAVEAHLPGSPSSSPPSALASAAARSVASVGASSVNSEWEATEAKTQNGEGKGRRKQRNRAFSEQADERGRFASFRSFWSALVSAFLVTIATELGDRTFFLAALLSMKYSKAIVFVGTCLALFLMTAFSTGLGRLLHWAPDMPGLRARLGDFPIDAWVSCLLLLFFAFLHLKTLWEPEAASPGPSRAPSFSGNSTQRARELIASAGSSPNAVPVSGVTPPHGGGHGRQEAHEESKATRDGLKADEKDSSSRSGKKRKDAELVSLVDSGNGEGRQCPAAVAREGKTGEANRTGRRSSGGSTRPECSPLDAFSLSLAMGNSDGSLSSETGSEKSFSRASSVYTNRSSVDGGGDGKGRKEGDHLKTHNRERRPSRHDAVDESFIEAEEELQRIQYTRLGLRPSSLKILWEVFLVIGSAEVGDKSMVATVGLATAQNAFGVFVGSCLGHAGVTLLAVMAGIMLQGRLSERYMNVSCGLLFLGFGLVALFDAVMRPDSGK